TAGGCGAGCGTCAGTTTATCTAAGAAACCTTCATAATGGTCCTCCTTAACTGTCAGCTTCTTAAAATAgtgacagaaaaatgaaaagctaGTGAGGAAGTGTTTTTTCAACGAAAGTGTTTGTTGTTGAAAGATTCGTTCTCTTCCATCATTCACTAATGGGAAAAGTGACAGTGAGTGATTTGTGCCGTCTCATCCAAGATCTACTCTAAGGCATGAATCTACACCACTAATTTATTGTAATAATTATTTTCACATTATCAAGAGGAAACAAATTTGTACGACAGAAGGATATAATTTTTAGTAAGTAATTTTTCTACATCATGAAGACCAGCCTTGAATTTGTAACAATGGCCTTGTTTATTACAACACTTACAACGAGCTACTGTCTACACTGAAGCACCTCTAACCTCTGGCCTATTGACCTCTCTCAGGGTTCATTTTCACTGGGGAGATTACACATCGCATGTTGACCGCCACCCAGTACATAGCTCCACTGATGGCCAACTTTGACCCCAGCTTCTCCAAAAATTCCACCGTGCGTTACCTGGACAATGGTGAGTTATGCCAGATAGAGGCCTTGTTGATATGTGCACTGCAACCTTTgacctgacctttgaccccaccACCCAGGCGAGGTGTTTGTGGTACAGTGGGATAAGGTGCGGCTACAGGGCAGGGAGACCGAGGGCGCTTTCACTTTCCAGGCTGCTCTTCATCGCAACGGCACCATCGTCTTTGGCTACAGAGATGTGAGTACCAAGACACATGGCcaaaacacataaaaacaaCTCCAGGAAACCACGATCTCAGACACACTGGAGCTGGAAGGTTCCAGGCCCAGTCCCCAGGCGAGCTGGAGCCGAGCAGGCCTGGCCCTTTCCCTGACCTTGTCTACTCGAGTGAGGGACTCACCCCAAGACACTCCAGGGCTGCAGCATGATCGGTCTGCCTTTGCAACCTTCCTCACACCGTGGCAGCCCTGACAAAGAGATGACATTACTCAGTGGCTGTAATGAATCACTTCAACTGAAGTGAATGAAATGAGTAACAATTACTTTGCCCACAGTTTCTGGAGTGACCTTATTGTCAGAATGATAATGCAGACATTAAACAGCCTAAAGCAGCCTGATGTCCTCCAGACAGATGCCCTGGTGTGGGTCTTATGTCTTTAGGTGCCTTTACCAGTGGAGAAGATTAATTCAACAGAGCACCCAGTGAAGGTGGGCCTGTCCGACGCATTCATGGCCCTGCTGTCCCCCCCACAATCTCCAggttagtttcttttcctctTCTCTGCCTTTCCAAAAATCCTTCTGCACTCAAAACATACTCCTAGGTTTTCCCTTTAGATGGGTAATGCAATATCATTCTGCTATATCATCTGCAGCGGATGCCAGGAAGAGAACGATCTACGAGTACCATCGGGTTGAAATCGACACCAATAAGATCATGAACCGCTCGGCATTCGCGTTCATCCCGTTACCCAGTGAGTGCATGTTATGTCATAGACTGAAGGGCTGTTTGGAAACTCTTCTGCCCTGTGAGAGATACATTTGTTTGGGTTCATGTTTTCTCTGTTCCTTCCATGCCGGTGCAACCCAGCCTGCCTCCAGCACACCACCTGTGACCAGTGCCTCCACGCCAACCTCACATCAGGCTGCGGCTGGTGCAACGTCCTCCAGAGGTACCAGCCAATAACGCTGGTCACTGAGTTGCCGGGTGTGTCACAGAAGTAATGCTCCAtttagtcgtgtgtgtgtgtgtgtgtgtgtgtgtgtgtgtgtgtgtgtgtgtgtgtgtgtgtgtgtgtgtgtgtgtgtgtgtgtgtgtgtgtgtgtgtgtgtgtgtgtgtgtgtgcatgatttCCCAGGTGTTCAGATGGTATAGACCGACACAGACAGGAATGGCTTGACTACAGCTGCTCCGAGGAGGTAGGGTGATGTCTGACACACCCCCAATTCTCCCACCCTACTGTGCCAATCACACAGAGGGCGGCACCCActcaaacccccacccccacccctcatgCACCAGCCCTTCTTGGTGCTTTAGTGAACCTTAATCCACATTAATTTGTGGAACAGTTAATACTCTGCAATCCTTCCCCTGTCTGTTCACGGCAGGCAAAGGAGGGCACATGTGAAGCCTACGCTCAGGGAGGTGCCGACAGCTCCATCAGCCCGTACAGCTCCCCTGCCCCTGCAGCCACACCCTCCCCTGCAGCCAGGCCAGGCAGCCCCGTCACTGAGGGTGAGAGCTCCACCCGCACACACCCTGTTGCTCCACAGTCTTCAATGGTGTGGAGCATGTACTCTTGACTCCATGGGGTTACGCCTGGGATTTGAAATCTTGTGCTGGACATGACCAGACTGGTCTGTGGAGGCTGTGTTTAGACCAGCTGTGCTGTGAAAGCCTGTTAGTCAAATGCCTTTATCCATTTAATTTGCTTACAGTGGTTTCCTTTTATTCACTGGATCAGATCAAGTGATCAGGTCAAGTGAATATGGCGTGAACAGAACAATTTGCCTTTGCTCTATGAAGTGTTGCTCTGTGAAGTGTTATAAGCTGTTTATTAAGCTTATTAACATCTTAGCTGTGCTTGTCCCATGTCTGCTGGATGCATTTTTGCATGGGCGCTTGAGCTAAACTTGCTCCTTGTGCTGTTCTTGCCTCCGTTTGCGCTCTGCCATTCCTCCATACaacaacactctctctctgcagaTGACACCAAACACTTCTTTCACCATCATGGCAATGGTGAGTTGGCTAATCTGCTGCTGCTTCTAGCATTTCCTGGCAATGAAGTGGCCACACCTCATTTATAGCATCAAATAAGCTACGCATATTTTTATGCTTGTATAAATAAGAGGAGGGAGATGTGGTCATAACGACCTCATCTGACCTCTTAAAACATTCTGTACCCATTGGGATTATTGGTTTATTTGCAGTTCTAATAATCTCAGTTCAGTTTATTTCAGGAGGGAGATGTGGTCATAACAACCTCATCTGACCTCTTAAAATATTCTGCACCCGCTGAGATTATTGGTTTATTTGCAGTTCCTAATAatctcagttcagttcagtggcTGCTTTAATTTTTCGAATTCCATtaatttatataatataaaatgtattacCAAGCATGCAAATAATTATATTGGACCAAGCTTGAATTTGAATGCAACCACTGTCCTGAGTACATTTCATTATGCAGGGTGCTATTTGCTAAAGCTACATTTGCCTCAGAGAAGCCCCTTATTACAGTTGGTTATTTTGCAGACTCGCTGGCCTTgtaaatgtgttgtgcttaaCCTCAGTCTGTgtcttttgtgtttttgttcattCAGAAATTCAGTTCTTCTCCGGGTTTTTGGATAAGGAGCTTTTACAACATAATTTTTGGCAAAtgaatttttatatttttttcatttgccAAGTATCTAACAGCTCTAGCCTTTTTTCTGTCTATATTTTGATGTCTTGATTTTCAACTACTGTCTCTCAGATTTGTACACAGGTGCTCCTGGTGATGAAGAAGCACCAGAACACACGGCGATTATTGCGGGTGTGGTCGCAGCCCTGGTTCTTCTTGTGTTCCTCACCCTGCTGGCTGTgtattacataaacacacacccaactgTTGCCCCCCCATTCTACCTCATGCAGGTGAACCTAACCCCAACCACTGACTCGTCTTTATTAGGAAAAAATATTTGAGCAGATACGACAGCAACAGTGAAAGTTCAATGTTTCTGGTCTTTTACAGCGCCGCACCAATAATTATTGGCCCTCCATGAAGTTCCGGAACCAGGGTTGCCATTCCAGCTACGCAGAGGTCGAACTTGGGCTTCACGAAAAGGAGGGCTTTATCGAGGCTGAGCAGTGCTAAGGAGGCGGGACTTCCTGCACAAAGGAGCCATGAACAtttcatctgtctgtctattGGTGGAAGAGTTCAAAGATAAAGGGACAATGAGGGGCTGTCAGACACCACTGTTGAGACACCAGAGACTGACGATAGTTATTTTGCGAGCTTCTTCTGCTGCCCAACATGTGAAGGTTCATCCTACACCACCTGTCATGCTATTCGTTTAGGACCAAGAAGATTCCTTTTATTAAGGAAATCTTTATTGCGGGGAAATTTGCTAACTACACTCTTTGCAAAGACGGTGAGAGCGAGACCCACGTGAGCCTTGATGAGTCCTGCGGTTAATGTACAATACAGCATAACTTTATAGAATTttcattttgaaaaagataTTTTGTGTTTTATAATGTGTTGTGTTAAATGAAAAGAAATTCTCTGAAGTATAATACTCAGACACATGGACTGAACTGCACCTTAACTGAATTATCTCATTAGTCTTAGTAACATCATGTGATTTGATCTCATACCTTTTTTTGTATTTTGCCCCTTAGAATTGAGTATCTTCTGGAAGTGTCGAGGTTTTGCAAGGAATCTGACATAAAGAATAGCACCCATATAGACAGACAATTCAATAAAATCAGTATTGTGAACAAATGTGTGCCTTggcagttgtgatttttaaagaaaaataaagagCCTTTTTAACCAAGATTTAGAAATATTCTCTTCAAGTCCAATAACACAAATGGATATAAGTCCTGTGTAAAATATTACTGTCCGGACCTAATCAAATACTGTGACAGGCCATAAAGTGTGACTGAGTGCAGATGGTTATTTATGACAAAGTGTTATAACCAAGGACATtattactgatggctggaattGCATCCATACTGCAGTGTCATATTTTCAACATACACTGTGCTAACAGTGAACCAATAAAGTAAAAATGCTGTTTTGGAACATATGCATGATGTTTTAATGGGGGGTTTTGATACAATTTTTGCATGAAAAAGCAAACAGTCTGGATTTCGACAGCAT
The genomic region above belongs to Brachyhypopomus gauderio isolate BG-103 chromosome 3, BGAUD_0.2, whole genome shotgun sequence and contains:
- the plxdc1 gene encoding plexin domain-containing protein 1 isoform X1, producing the protein MGLCAVLLICLSQAELARVLTQELSGRSVQADGGPSDVQRTRRDQQESSTRRTQSRPGQDTLNGLAIDTLPENMTKVVEDSKRYYSWQYFGPGDRQTQEFWVDLSSLQQSQVKVHGILSNAHRQAARVAISFDFPFYGHHVRQITIATGGFIFTGEITHRMLTATQYIAPLMANFDPSFSKNSTVRYLDNGEVFVVQWDKVRLQGRETEGAFTFQAALHRNGTIVFGYRDVPLPVEKINSTEHPVKVGLSDAFMALLSPPQSPADARKRTIYEYHRVEIDTNKIMNRSAFAFIPLPTCLQHTTCDQCLHANLTSGCGWCNVLQRCSDGIDRHRQEWLDYSCSEEAKEGTCEAYAQGGADSSISPYSSPAPAATPSPAARPGSPVTEDLYTGAPGDEEAPEHTAIIAGVVAALVLLVFLTLLAVYYINTHPTVAPPFYLMQRRTNNYWPSMKFRNQGCHSSYAEVELGLHEKEGFIEAEQC
- the plxdc1 gene encoding plexin domain-containing protein 1 isoform X2 — encoded protein: MGLCAVLLICLSQAELARVLTQELSGRSVQADGGPSDVQRTRRDQQESSTRRTQSRPGQDTLNGLAIDTLPENMTKVEDSKRYYSWQYFGPGDRQTQEFWVDLSSLQQSQVKVHGILSNAHRQAARVAISFDFPFYGHHVRQITIATGGFIFTGEITHRMLTATQYIAPLMANFDPSFSKNSTVRYLDNGEVFVVQWDKVRLQGRETEGAFTFQAALHRNGTIVFGYRDVPLPVEKINSTEHPVKVGLSDAFMALLSPPQSPADARKRTIYEYHRVEIDTNKIMNRSAFAFIPLPTCLQHTTCDQCLHANLTSGCGWCNVLQRCSDGIDRHRQEWLDYSCSEEAKEGTCEAYAQGGADSSISPYSSPAPAATPSPAARPGSPVTEDLYTGAPGDEEAPEHTAIIAGVVAALVLLVFLTLLAVYYINTHPTVAPPFYLMQRRTNNYWPSMKFRNQGCHSSYAEVELGLHEKEGFIEAEQC